In the Deinococcus malanensis genome, one interval contains:
- the secA gene encoding preprotein translocase subunit SecA, which yields MFRVLNKVFDNNQRDVQRITKTVVDPVNALEQETMQIEDLAAAFLDLRRRVQEGGESLDDVLVPAFALIREAGRRSIGKRHYDVQLIGGAALHQGRIAEMRTGEGKTLVATLALALNALEGRGCHLVTVNDYLARVGMEEMGLLYRTLGLTVGLASREMQPHEKQAAYACDITYVTNSELGFDYLRDNMAQSREALAMRAEHPLNYAIVDEVDSILIDEARTPLIISGAAEKATDLYYVYAKLIRRLQKGEPAEPGVRTEPTGDYTIDEKGKQVHITEAGISKIERLLSIPDLYSPENMDKAHMITQAIRAKELYHREKDYIINAEGEVIIIDEFTGRSMPGRRYGEGLHQAIEAKEGVKIENENQTLATITYQNFFRLYNKFAGMTGTAKTEEKEFLDIYGSDVLVIPTNRSVLRKDSEDLVYRTKMGKYAAVVQEVAEMHATGRPVLIGTASIVTSEQLSDLLTQAGIRHSVLNAKFEAQEASIVAQAGRSGTVTIATNMAGRGTDIMLGGNAEFILGESIEQHLGISRFAPEAENFIKAISRQDPAAEMLGMQIPGMTPDFIRQAQQLQTDTIADRARVQELGGLHIIGTERHESRRIDNQLRGRAGRQGDPGSSRFYVSFEDDLMRLFANDRVVAMMDRLGMDDTQPIEAKMVTGAIEKAQARVEDRNFSTRKQLLEFDNVMSKQRDTIYAQRREVLLGPDEDVEESTEGMIADFVDMQLAIHAPADQSPDSWDMEGLQAAVVDAVPQLEGFDFESLRNGSPAEAQDRLLSAVADAFDSRREELSPTMLNSLARYVLLQVVDQHWKEHLHGMDVLRQGIGLRGYGQRDPFTEYKFEATNMFNEMIDNLKNDVTKFIFRMQFGQTA from the coding sequence ATGTTTCGTGTTCTGAACAAAGTCTTTGACAACAACCAGCGTGACGTGCAGCGCATCACCAAAACGGTGGTGGACCCGGTCAACGCGCTGGAACAGGAAACCATGCAGATCGAGGATCTTGCTGCGGCTTTTCTCGACCTGCGCCGCCGTGTCCAGGAGGGCGGTGAGTCCCTCGACGACGTGCTGGTCCCGGCCTTTGCCCTGATCCGTGAAGCCGGGCGGCGCTCGATCGGCAAGCGCCACTACGACGTGCAGCTCATCGGCGGCGCCGCGCTGCACCAGGGCCGGATCGCGGAGATGCGCACCGGGGAAGGCAAAACGCTGGTGGCGACCCTGGCGCTGGCGCTCAATGCGCTCGAAGGCCGCGGCTGTCATCTGGTGACCGTCAACGACTACCTCGCCCGGGTGGGCATGGAGGAAATGGGCCTGCTCTACCGCACGCTGGGCCTGACCGTAGGCCTGGCCAGCCGCGAAATGCAGCCGCATGAGAAGCAGGCCGCCTACGCCTGTGACATCACCTATGTCACCAACTCGGAGCTGGGCTTCGACTACCTCCGCGACAACATGGCCCAGAGCCGCGAAGCGCTGGCCATGCGCGCCGAGCATCCGCTGAACTACGCCATCGTGGACGAGGTGGACTCGATCCTGATCGACGAGGCCCGCACCCCGCTGATCATCTCGGGTGCCGCCGAGAAGGCCACCGACCTGTACTACGTCTACGCCAAGCTGATCCGCCGCCTGCAGAAGGGTGAGCCAGCTGAGCCGGGTGTGCGCACCGAGCCTACCGGGGACTACACCATCGACGAGAAGGGCAAGCAGGTGCATATCACCGAAGCCGGCATCAGCAAGATCGAGCGGCTGCTGAGCATTCCCGACCTGTACAGCCCCGAGAACATGGACAAGGCGCACATGATCACCCAGGCGATCCGTGCCAAGGAGCTGTACCACCGCGAGAAGGACTACATCATCAACGCGGAGGGCGAGGTCATCATCATCGACGAGTTCACCGGGCGCAGCATGCCGGGGCGCCGCTACGGCGAGGGTCTGCACCAGGCGATCGAGGCCAAGGAAGGGGTCAAGATCGAGAACGAGAACCAGACGCTGGCGACCATCACGTATCAGAACTTCTTCCGCCTGTACAACAAGTTCGCGGGCATGACCGGCACGGCCAAGACCGAGGAAAAGGAATTCCTGGACATCTACGGCAGCGACGTGCTGGTGATTCCGACCAACCGCTCGGTGCTGCGCAAGGACAGCGAGGATCTGGTCTACCGCACCAAGATGGGCAAGTACGCGGCGGTGGTGCAGGAAGTGGCGGAAATGCACGCCACCGGCCGCCCGGTCCTGATCGGCACGGCCAGCATCGTGACCAGCGAGCAGCTCAGCGACCTGCTGACCCAGGCCGGCATCCGCCACAGCGTGCTGAACGCCAAGTTCGAGGCGCAGGAAGCCAGCATCGTGGCGCAGGCCGGGCGCTCGGGCACCGTGACCATCGCCACCAACATGGCAGGCCGCGGCACCGACATCATGCTGGGCGGGAACGCCGAATTTATCCTGGGTGAGAGCATCGAGCAGCACCTGGGCATCAGCCGCTTTGCGCCGGAGGCCGAGAACTTCATCAAAGCGATCAGCCGCCAGGACCCGGCCGCCGAGATGCTGGGCATGCAGATTCCGGGCATGACCCCGGACTTTATCCGGCAGGCCCAGCAGCTTCAGACCGACACCATCGCCGACCGCGCCCGCGTGCAGGAACTGGGCGGGCTGCACATCATCGGCACCGAGCGTCACGAGTCGCGCCGCATCGACAACCAGCTGCGTGGGCGCGCCGGCCGTCAGGGCGACCCGGGCAGCAGCCGCTTCTACGTCAGCTTCGAGGACGACCTGATGCGCCTGTTCGCCAATGACCGCGTGGTGGCCATGATGGACCGCCTGGGCATGGACGACACGCAGCCTATCGAGGCCAAGATGGTCACCGGGGCCATCGAGAAGGCCCAGGCCCGCGTGGAGGACCGCAACTTCTCCACCCGCAAGCAGCTGCTGGAGTTCGATAACGTGATGAGCAAGCAGCGCGACACCATCTACGCCCAGCGCCGTGAAGTGCTGCTCGGCCCGGACGAGGACGTCGAGGAATCGACCGAGGGCATGATCGCGGACTTTGTGGATATGCAGCTGGCCATCCATGCGCCCGCAGACCAGAGCCCCGACTCCTGGGACATGGAAGGCTTGCAGGCCGCAGTGGTCGACGCCGTGCCCCAGCTGGAAGGCTTTGACTTCGAGAGTCTGCGTAATGGCAGCCCCGCCGAAGCGCAGGATCGCCTGCTGAGCGCTGTAGCCGACGCTTTCGACAGCAGGCGCGAAGAGCTGAGTCCCACCATGCTCAACTCGCTGGCACGCTATGTGCTGCTGCAGGTGGTCGATCAGCACTGGAAGGAGCACCTGCACGGTATGGACGTGCTGCGTCAGGGCATCGGGCTGCGCGGCTACGGTCAGCGTGACCCGTTTACCGAATACAAGTTCGAGGCCACGAACATGTTCAATGAGATGATCGACAACCTCAAGAACGACGTGACCAAGTTTATTTTCCGAATGCAGTTCGGCCAGACGGCCTGA
- the tsaD gene encoding tRNA (adenosine(37)-N6)-threonylcarbamoyltransferase complex transferase subunit TsaD — MKDPATQTGTFILGIDTSCDDTGVGVVELAANGQVHVRANRVWSQTVHAQYGGVMPELASREHVERIDSVMGQALAEAGLNVTDLGAVAATSGPGLVGALLVGLMYGKGVAQALDVPFYAAHHLEGHIFAAATEAELRAPYLALVVSGGHTHLFDVPQDGEYVLVGATRDDAAGEAFDKIARLAGLGYPGGPAISEAALLGNPDAVAFKEPLQGQKGFDFSFSGLKTAALLAHKAGARPEDLAAGFERAAVRTLVRTTVRAAQACGRQTVVVSGGVAANRALREAFAQTGLRVVFPGKGLNTDNGAMIALAGAAAIAAGRPPGTLGESATAYAPLATPPAPP; from the coding sequence ATGAAGGACCCAGCGACACAGACAGGCACGTTCATTCTGGGCATCGACACCTCGTGTGACGACACCGGGGTGGGCGTGGTAGAGCTCGCAGCAAATGGGCAGGTTCACGTCCGGGCCAACCGGGTGTGGTCCCAGACGGTGCACGCCCAGTACGGCGGCGTGATGCCCGAACTCGCCAGCCGCGAGCACGTCGAACGCATCGACAGCGTTATGGGCCAGGCGCTCGCGGAGGCGGGCCTGAATGTCACGGACCTGGGCGCCGTGGCCGCCACTTCCGGACCCGGGCTGGTCGGCGCGCTGCTGGTCGGGCTGATGTACGGCAAGGGTGTGGCTCAGGCGCTGGACGTGCCGTTCTACGCTGCCCACCACCTAGAGGGCCACATCTTCGCGGCGGCCACGGAAGCCGAGTTGCGCGCGCCCTACCTGGCCCTGGTGGTCTCGGGCGGGCACACCCACCTCTTCGATGTCCCCCAGGACGGCGAGTACGTTCTGGTAGGTGCCACCCGGGACGACGCCGCGGGCGAGGCCTTTGACAAGATCGCGCGCCTTGCCGGGCTGGGCTACCCGGGCGGCCCGGCCATCAGCGAGGCGGCGTTGCTGGGCAACCCCGACGCGGTTGCGTTCAAGGAACCCCTCCAGGGCCAGAAGGGTTTTGACTTCAGCTTCAGCGGCCTGAAGACAGCGGCGCTGCTGGCCCACAAGGCCGGGGCCCGGCCTGAGGACCTTGCCGCCGGCTTCGAGCGGGCGGCGGTGCGGACGCTGGTCAGGACCACGGTGCGGGCGGCGCAGGCCTGCGGACGGCAGACCGTGGTCGTTTCGGGCGGGGTCGCCGCCAACCGGGCGCTGCGTGAGGCGTTCGCGCAGACCGGGCTCCGTGTGGTGTTTCCTGGCAAGGGACTGAACACCGACAATGGGGCCATGATCGCGCTGGCCGGGGCAGCTGCCATCGCTGCCGGGCGACCCCCAGGCACGTTGGGCGAGAGCGCCACGGCGTACGCCCCGCTTGCCACCCCTCCGGCCCCACCCTGA